One part of the Candidatus Aminicenantes bacterium genome encodes these proteins:
- a CDS encoding PKD domain-containing protein: MSRFSRHFAVISMVWVMALAAHAAITNVSSTYSECEYPYVQPFNEKVMVVWSEKEGGIFNIFSRIYSGGKWGGKVRAFGSSMHSQFPNLAIGPGGVIHMTWMEGISRSNREIYHATWLNGSWSGGTRIHASTWNSCWPRIGVENNGTSSVIWCSELYPFNNSHYNIVGKRNPKGWSGGVATVSFTPETISIHPSLAVQANTSHACWMDGEEGSWIIAYARSSGSGWESPVVVSGRDSGWWPGIAVDSNGLAHIMYSTLRRAPYYTRRLEDGSWTQPVPVPGAAGHQRDFVFLEMDAQDVLHASWRQTINGNHNIVYASATAQGDWSKPGYVSDGVECRTPVSRPDNLGFVHIVWWDEAVNHGDVFYTRVESGGGGTSYLAPVAAFTPDPAAGPPPLTVRFDASASSDEDGSITAYNWDFGDGTTGVGIRSTHKYLQRGEYRVVLQVTDNDGLTGSAATVVAVSDPPVARFVMTPEVGVAPLEVHFDASASYDPDGKILSYSWDFGDNSSARGLTQDHVYEEAGNYTVTLEVVDNYGINALAVRTLQVLRVYPPVNVSYAFRENRNLFSLEYLYEVSWQENPLNRHYGINVTRFHIYRRTRGGEFSLIKSVAANTFSWLDRHLGEEARGDFEYQVAAVDDQGNESAPQMHESFSHPDRKDAINEFFRNGKH, encoded by the coding sequence ATGTCAAGGTTCTCCAGACATTTTGCTGTTATATCAATGGTATGGGTAATGGCGCTGGCGGCGCATGCAGCCATAACCAACGTATCTTCAACTTACAGTGAATGCGAGTACCCATACGTTCAACCTTTTAATGAAAAAGTAATGGTTGTCTGGAGTGAAAAGGAAGGCGGCATTTTCAACATATTTTCCCGAATCTATTCCGGCGGAAAATGGGGCGGGAAAGTGCGGGCGTTCGGATCTTCCATGCATTCCCAGTTTCCGAACCTGGCGATCGGTCCGGGTGGTGTAATCCATATGACCTGGATGGAGGGCATTTCCAGGAGCAATCGGGAAATTTATCATGCCACCTGGTTAAACGGATCCTGGAGCGGTGGAACCCGGATCCACGCCAGCACATGGAATTCCTGCTGGCCGCGTATCGGCGTGGAAAACAATGGAACATCCAGTGTAATCTGGTGTTCCGAACTGTATCCATTCAACAACTCCCATTACAACATCGTGGGCAAACGCAATCCAAAAGGGTGGAGCGGAGGGGTCGCCACTGTGTCCTTCACCCCGGAGACCATTTCCATTCATCCCTCGCTGGCGGTACAGGCAAATACCAGCCATGCCTGCTGGATGGATGGTGAGGAGGGGAGTTGGATAATCGCCTATGCCCGTTCCAGTGGAAGCGGTTGGGAATCACCGGTGGTGGTGAGCGGTCGTGACAGCGGGTGGTGGCCGGGAATCGCAGTAGATTCCAACGGACTGGCTCACATCATGTACTCGACATTGCGACGCGCCCCCTATTATACCCGGCGACTAGAGGATGGAAGCTGGACACAACCGGTTCCGGTTCCCGGAGCGGCGGGTCACCAAAGGGATTTTGTTTTCCTGGAGATGGACGCGCAGGATGTGCTGCATGCCAGTTGGCGACAGACGATAAACGGTAACCACAACATCGTTTATGCCAGTGCGACGGCCCAGGGAGATTGGAGCAAGCCCGGCTATGTTTCCGACGGCGTGGAATGCCGCACGCCCGTTTCACGCCCGGACAATCTGGGGTTTGTGCATATCGTATGGTGGGATGAAGCCGTAAACCATGGTGACGTGTTTTACACCCGGGTGGAGAGCGGTGGCGGTGGCACCAGTTATTTGGCCCCGGTAGCCGCGTTCACTCCGGACCCGGCCGCGGGGCCTCCGCCCCTGACCGTTCGTTTTGATGCGTCCGCCAGCAGTGATGAAGACGGGAGCATCACCGCTTACAATTGGGATTTCGGCGATGGAACTACGGGAGTGGGCATTAGATCCACCCATAAATACCTTCAACGCGGAGAGTACCGGGTGGTTTTGCAGGTAACGGATAACGATGGTCTGACCGGTAGCGCGGCAACAGTTGTTGCGGTTTCCGATCCACCGGTGGCACGTTTCGTCATGACCCCGGAAGTGGGAGTGGCGCCGCTGGAAGTCCATTTTGACGCCTCGGCATCGTACGACCCGGACGGCAAAATCTTGTCCTATTCCTGGGATTTTGGAGACAACTCTTCGGCGCGCGGTCTGACTCAGGACCACGTCTATGAAGAGGCGGGTAATTACACGGTTACCCTGGAGGTGGTGGACAATTACGGCATCAACGCCCTTGCTGTCCGCACTTTGCAGGTTTTACGGGTTTATCCGCCCGTGAATGTATCTTATGCTTTTCGCGAGAACAGGAATCTCTTTTCGCTTGAGTACCTGTACGAGGTTTCCTGGCAGGAAAACCCCTTGAACCGCCATTACGGGATTAATGTGACACGTTTTCACATTTACCGGCGTACGCGGGGCGGAGAATTTTCGCTGATCAAATCCGTAGCGGCGAACACCTTTTCCTGGCTTGACCGTCATCTGGGGGAAGAAGCGCGCGGCGATTTTGAATACCAGGTGGCGGCTGTGGACGACCAGGGGAATGAAAGTGCCCCCCAGATGCATGAATCTTTTTCCCATCCGGATCGCAAAGACGCGATCAATGAGTTTTTCCGGAATGGAAAACATTGA
- a CDS encoding SGNH/GDSL hydrolase family protein translates to MTFLSRNIISTILVVVCCSALAAHAKDHAELKDSAWRHGQIDLPQGRFMWKMGLQRVEIADDSGRCVFAAEDLDQDSLALSCGHAADLGFTAFFVRTEPHTGLRRLKLISSRQGPMDHILYPANIFSPVLATDHGKVVFAVTENFEIVAWELETGRLIWKKVFETPVVFPELTRIQGHEALQFFRFQNGRYRRYHFFTGPTLPPEIICDPVTKSPEPKTLVPDTTGPDPNRILAFGDSITYGYVNKTPAPDLGYVPRLTDLLHPEYMDIVLINAGNPGETTLRAMDRYDWVLSNSNAAYLLFHQGINDTIHPGTIPVSTTLFNISTIMRRALELDMQPVLSTIIPRDPSHWSGTGIYRTRAKAIREGILLLAADMSLPAIDFWTMFENYPLNNGGYLSLMSDYVHPSEKGYQLMAEHWHQTLLDIPPGTPDDLSVTAATPWRITVTWQPRPEFDMADYIVLYGNSAQNLDNQVVVTRPQTTLLRPPFQTGLQRERWVQVFARDRYGNTGAGSAITRISFPLSATSAKEVTNQKEIPIVKRMPLKRDDKADALR, encoded by the coding sequence GTGACTTTTCTTTCCCGCAATATCATTTCCACTATCCTTGTTGTTGTATGTTGCTCTGCTCTCGCAGCCCATGCCAAGGATCACGCAGAACTGAAAGATTCCGCCTGGCGACACGGACAGATTGATCTTCCCCAAGGCCGCTTCATGTGGAAGATGGGCCTGCAACGCGTGGAAATTGCGGATGATTCCGGTCGCTGCGTTTTTGCGGCCGAAGATCTCGATCAAGACTCTCTGGCGCTTTCTTGCGGGCACGCCGCCGACCTGGGTTTCACTGCTTTTTTTGTCCGCACGGAGCCGCATACCGGTTTGCGCCGGCTCAAATTGATATCCAGCCGACAGGGGCCCATGGATCACATTTTGTATCCGGCTAACATATTTAGCCCGGTTCTCGCCACAGATCACGGCAAGGTGGTTTTCGCGGTAACGGAAAATTTTGAAATTGTTGCCTGGGAATTGGAAACCGGGCGCCTTATCTGGAAAAAAGTTTTTGAAACCCCTGTGGTTTTCCCCGAACTGACCCGGATTCAAGGTCATGAAGCCTTGCAGTTTTTTCGCTTTCAAAACGGCCGTTACCGCCGTTACCACTTCTTTACCGGCCCCACCCTGCCTCCGGAAATCATCTGCGATCCCGTGACGAAATCCCCTGAACCGAAAACCCTCGTTCCCGACACGACAGGACCGGATCCGAATCGCATCCTGGCTTTTGGAGACAGTATCACATACGGATACGTAAACAAAACTCCCGCGCCTGATCTGGGATACGTACCCCGGCTTACGGATTTGCTGCACCCCGAATATATGGATATCGTGTTGATCAATGCCGGGAATCCGGGGGAAACAACATTAAGAGCCATGGATCGCTACGATTGGGTGCTGAGTAACAGCAATGCTGCATATCTGCTGTTTCACCAGGGCATCAACGACACAATCCACCCGGGAACAATCCCCGTTTCCACCACCCTGTTCAATATCAGCACCATTATGCGGCGCGCCCTGGAGCTGGACATGCAGCCTGTACTCTCAACGATTATCCCCCGTGACCCCTCTCATTGGTCCGGAACCGGTATTTACCGAACGCGGGCCAAAGCCATCCGCGAAGGCATTCTGCTTCTCGCCGCGGATATGTCCCTGCCCGCGATCGATTTCTGGACGATGTTTGAGAATTATCCCCTGAATAATGGCGGCTACCTGTCACTCATGTCCGACTACGTTCACCCTTCCGAAAAGGGTTACCAACTGATGGCGGAACACTGGCACCAGACCCTGCTGGATATCCCGCCGGGCACGCCCGACGATCTCTCCGTGACCGCAGCCACGCCCTGGCGGATCACCGTGACTTGGCAGCCGCGCCCGGAATTCGATATGGCAGATTACATCGTTCTGTATGGCAATTCAGCGCAAAACCTGGACAACCAGGTTGTCGTGACGCGGCCTCAAACCACCCTGTTGCGCCCACCGTTTCAAACCGGATTGCAAAGAGAGCGCTGGGTCCAGGTGTTTGCCCGGGATCGCTACGGCAATACCGGGGCGGGATCTGCGATCACCCGAATCAGTTTCCCGTTATCAGCCACAAGTGCAAAAGAAGTGACAAATCAAAAGGAAATCCCTATAGTAAAACGGATGCCGCTCAAGCGTGACGACAAAGCGGATGCGTTGCGATAG
- a CDS encoding B12-binding domain-containing radical SAM protein, which translates to MTGSMKVQLFVPPQGYIAQRWSEGSSMPPLGVLYLAAVLEIQGHDVDVVPADVLGFSWEDVCNRIGEFKPDVVGVTTTTENRFDSFHLVHLAKSVDPGIFTVLGGPHISMAGEQTLLDISSADALVIGEGEATLPEMLRALEAKASLLTVPGLYVRENDGVRFTGRRAMISDLDVLPFPARQLIPMERYRFFVTTRDGRERRAQNIMTSRGCPFNCYFCATPINWGRSVRGHSPERVIQEIEWLIEHYGAEFIWFYDDTLNYNPERLHRIMDMIIERRLDIRFANEFRIDVVDRPLLEKMRRAGLERGYFGVEAGASRVRQDVVNKHFDIERAFDFVRWAKELDFVPGPFFIFSHYTETWSEAQETLRIMDRMRDMHSQVDISTAILHIYPGTPLEGIARERGIMPRDFRWSNRRDMRRVVTLPAAQGEVPLFKDRLTWWQIARLVMGYTAASRKGFSRRKWVRAVQSISSFRNLYAYGVFFLAYVVSRLRQTWKRKGSTR; encoded by the coding sequence ATGACAGGGTCCATGAAAGTACAACTTTTTGTTCCTCCTCAGGGCTACATTGCGCAGCGTTGGTCAGAGGGCAGTTCCATGCCTCCTCTGGGGGTTCTCTATCTGGCGGCTGTTCTGGAAATCCAAGGCCATGACGTGGATGTGGTTCCTGCAGACGTATTGGGTTTTTCCTGGGAGGATGTTTGTAACAGAATTGGTGAGTTCAAACCCGATGTGGTGGGGGTAACCACCACCACCGAGAACCGTTTCGATAGTTTTCACCTGGTTCACCTGGCCAAGAGCGTGGACCCAGGGATTTTTACTGTTCTGGGTGGACCGCATATCTCGATGGCGGGTGAACAAACCCTGCTGGATATCTCCAGCGCGGATGCCCTGGTAATCGGAGAAGGCGAAGCCACCTTGCCTGAAATGCTCCGTGCGTTGGAAGCGAAAGCTTCGCTGCTTACGGTTCCCGGCTTATATGTCCGCGAAAACGACGGCGTCCGATTTACCGGGCGCAGAGCCATGATCAGCGACCTGGACGTACTGCCGTTCCCGGCCAGGCAGCTCATCCCCATGGAGCGCTACCGTTTCTTTGTAACGACCCGGGATGGACGCGAACGCCGCGCGCAGAACATTATGACTTCGCGGGGCTGCCCGTTTAACTGTTATTTCTGTGCGACTCCGATCAATTGGGGTCGGAGCGTTCGCGGGCATTCTCCAGAGAGGGTGATCCAGGAGATCGAATGGCTGATTGAGCATTATGGAGCCGAGTTCATCTGGTTTTATGACGATACGCTGAACTACAACCCCGAACGCCTCCACCGTATCATGGACATGATCATTGAGCGCAGGTTGGATATCCGCTTCGCCAATGAATTCCGCATTGATGTGGTGGATCGTCCGCTTTTAGAGAAAATGCGTCGCGCGGGACTGGAAAGGGGTTATTTCGGGGTGGAAGCCGGGGCTTCGCGGGTAAGACAGGATGTGGTAAACAAGCATTTCGATATTGAACGGGCTTTTGATTTTGTGCGCTGGGCAAAGGAGCTGGATTTTGTTCCCGGACCTTTTTTCATCTTTTCTCATTATACGGAAACCTGGTCTGAGGCCCAAGAGACTCTGCGCATAATGGACCGCATGCGGGACATGCATTCGCAAGTGGATATCTCAACAGCCATACTTCACATTTACCCGGGCACACCCCTTGAGGGTATCGCGCGTGAAAGAGGCATTATGCCCCGGGATTTCCGCTGGTCGAATCGCCGGGATATGCGCAGAGTCGTCACCCTGCCCGCAGCCCAAGGTGAGGTCCCTCTGTTTAAAGATCGATTGACCTGGTGGCAGATCGCCCGCTTGGTCATGGGTTATACCGCTGCCAGCAGAAAGGGGTTCTCGCGGCGCAAATGGGTGCGAGCGGTTCAATCCATTTCCAGTTTTCGCAATCTTTACGCCTATGGTGTGTTTTTCCTGGCGTACGTGGTGTCGCGTCTGCGGCAGACCTGGAAAAGGAAAGGTTCAACCAGGTAA